Proteins encoded by one window of Primulina huaijiensis isolate GDHJ02 chromosome 1, ASM1229523v2, whole genome shotgun sequence:
- the LOC140988500 gene encoding protein ENDOSPERM DEFECTIVE 1-like, which yields MADRIHVAATDLIGEPPAPPPTQRRPRVREVSSRFMSPLVQPNSSPNHRDYTRSKSVQRRRTDESHHVPVPETNRSLDKPLGFCVFTVQKKQQPQRVKQHYNENCEDHYVRVPSRPDTPMAVGTDRIVQSRYRQVFNSLNRSNSSNCSSNGCTPVSAAARLLQEATSDMEKKLSKILTSRDDSDSCRVTFSDRSSSSCPNSPLCLPMSKLRSSPDTRSSMPDVDKWAAERNPSNAGKTPSDCTRSLNFSSSLKAGGGTSLPPHPSFRIKSGIDVRKGKNIPNHLEDVHSLKMLINHNLQWRLANAKAETAIHAQQQEAEKQLYSLGFRISVLREDVQRKRNELAALRGIQTLTSIVEAQMPYLDEWSTTEEDYTASLSGITNALLSSSARLPVSGEVRADIEELQNAMSSAYKVVESIGSRIQRFMEKAEEMDGSISELARMVGGERVHIEECGDLLTKTRKSQVEECSLRGSLIQLNQSMKLDNI from the exons ATGGCTGATCGTATCCACGTAGCAGCGACGGATTTGATTGGGGAGCCGCCGGCTCCGCCCCCAACCCAACGGCGTCCAAGAGTGAGGGAAGTTAGTTCTCGCTTCATGTCTCCTCTTGTGCAACCCAATTCATCCCCAAACCATCGCGATTACACCCGGTCCAAATCCGTTCAGAGGCGGCGAACAGACGAGAGCCACCACGTCCCAGTCCCAGAGACTAATCGTAGCTTGGATAAACCTTTAGGGTTCTGTGTTTTTACTGTTCAGAAAAAGCAACAGCCGCAACGAGTGAAGCAGCATTATAACGAAAACTGCGAAGATCACTATGTTAGGGTTCCGTCAAGACCTGACACGCCAATGGCCGTCGGCACCGATAGAATCGTTCAGTCTCGATATAGGCAAGTTTTTAACAGTCTCAATCGTTCAAATTCGTCAAATTGTAGCAGCAATGGATGCACGCCGGTTTCTGCGGCAGCTAGGCTATTGCAAGAGGCGACTTCTGATATGGAGAAGAAGCTTTCCAAGATATTAACGTCGAGGGATGATTCTGATTCATGTAGAGTTACTTTTTCAGATCGGAGCAGTTCTTCATGTCCAAACTCACCCCTCTGCTTGCCTATGAGTAAGCTGCGGAGTAGTCCTGATACACGGTCTTCTATGCCAGATGTGGATAAATGGGCTGCAGAGAGGAATCCTAGTAATGCTGGCAAAACTCCGAGTGATTGTACGCGTTCCTTGAACTTTTCATCTTCTTTGAAGGCGGGCGGAGGTACTTCATTGCCCCCTCATCCTTCTTTCAGAATAAAGTCGGGGATTGATGTCAGGAAAGGAAAAAATATACCCAATCATTTAGAAGATGTCCATTCTCTCAAGATGTTAATTAACCATAATCTGCAATGGCGATTGGCAAATGCAAAAGCAGAAACCGCCATTCATGCTCAACAACAGGAAGCTGAG aaacaACTCTATTCACTTGGCTTTAGGATATCAGTTCTTCGAGAAGATGTGCAAAGGAAACGCAATGAACTTGCAGCATTGAGAGGAATACAAACTTTGACTTCGATTGTTGAGGCTCAA ATGCCATATCTTGATGAATGGTCTACAACGGAAGAAGATTACACTGCTTCTCTGTCAGGCATAACAAATGCATTGCTCAGTTCATCTGCCAGACTTCCAGTCAGTGGCGAAGTGCGG GCTGATATTGAAGAGCTACAGAATGCTATGAGTTCGGCTTATAAAGTTGTTGAGTCAATAGGTTCTCGTATTCAGAGATTTATGGAAAAA GCTGAAGAAATGGATGGCTCAATTTCAGAATTAGCCAGGATGGTTGGCGGAGAAAGAGTTCATATTGAAGAGTGTGGAGATCTGCTAACCAAAACTCGTAAATCACAG GTGGAAGAGTGCAGCCTGAGGGGAAGTTTAATACAACTCAATCAGTCAATGAAGCTCGATAATATCTAA
- the LOC140980778 gene encoding uncharacterized protein At3g52155, chloroplastic-like, translating to MSAAVAVLMPLSSTGALQFSCLDKGRRFQSSVFVRNSMAVGTTEGQISTETPPDAVARRLILLRHAKSSWENRSLRDHDRPLSKSGRADAVKLSQKLKEIGWVPELILSSDAQRTRETLKIMQEQVQGFLEAKVHFISSFYSVAAMDGQTAEHLQQAICRYSGDEILTVMCMGHNKGWEEAASVFSGSSITLKACNAALLEATGKSWEEAFSLAGFGGWKLLGIVKPDT from the exons ATGAGTGCCGCTGTGGCTGTGCTGATGCCGCTCAGTAGCACCGGTGCATTGCAATTCAGCTGCTTGGATAAAGGCAGAAGATTCCAATCATCGGTTTTTGTAAGGAATTCAATGGCAGTCGGTACGACGGAAGGACAAATCTCGACGGAGACTCCGCCGGATGCTGTCGCTCGACGTCTGATATTGCTCCGCCACGCTAAGAGTTCCTGGGAGAATAGGTCCCTCCGAG ATCACGATCGCCCTTTGAGTAAATCCGGACGAGCTGATGCCGTGAAACTTTCACAGAAACTTAAAGAAATAGGCTGGGTTCCTGAACTAATATTGTCCAG TGATGCACAGAGGACTCGGGAGACATTAAAAATTATGCAGGAGCAAGTGCAAGGCTTCTTGGAAGCTAAAGTACATTTTATTTCAAGCTTTTACTCAGTTGCTGCAATGGATGGGCAAACTGCCGAGCATCTGCAGCAGGCTATTTGTAGATATTCGGGAGATGAGATCCTTACAGTAAT GTGTATGGGTCATAATAAGGGTTGGGAAGAAGCTGCGTCTGTGTTTTCAGGTTCCTCCATAACTCTGAAGGCTTGCAATGCTGCGCTGCTGGAAGCAACTGGAAAATCATGGGAAGAG